The following are encoded in a window of Sutcliffiella horikoshii genomic DNA:
- the hpt gene encoding hypoxanthine phosphoribosyltransferase: protein MNKDIEKVLFSEEELQVKVRELGAQLTEDYSDRFPLAIGVLKGAMPFMGDLIKRMDTYLEMDFMDVSSYGNSTVSSGEVKILKDLDTSVEGRDILIIEDIIDSGLTLSYLVELFRYRKAKSIKIVTLLDKPSGRKADITADYVGFIVPDEFVVGYGLDYAEKYRNLPYIGVLKPEIYSNVEE from the coding sequence ATGAACAAAGATATCGAAAAAGTACTCTTTAGTGAAGAAGAGCTTCAAGTAAAGGTTAGAGAATTAGGTGCACAATTAACAGAGGACTACAGTGACCGTTTTCCTTTGGCAATCGGCGTATTAAAAGGCGCAATGCCTTTCATGGGCGACCTTATCAAACGTATGGATACATATTTAGAAATGGATTTCATGGACGTTTCAAGCTACGGAAACTCCACTGTTTCCTCTGGTGAAGTGAAAATCCTAAAAGACCTGGATACTTCAGTAGAAGGAAGAGACATCCTTATTATTGAGGACATCATCGACAGTGGCTTGACGTTAAGCTACCTAGTGGAACTATTCCGCTACCGTAAAGCGAAATCCATCAAGATTGTTACTCTGCTTGATAAACCAAGTGGAAGAAAAGCCGATATCACAGCTGACTATGTTGGGTTCATCGTACCAGATGAGTTCGTTGTAGGATATGGCCTTGATTATGCTGAAAAATATCGTAACCTTCCGTATATCGGAGTATTGAAACCTGAAATTTATTCTAACGTAGAAGAATAA
- the yabQ gene encoding spore cortex biosynthesis protein YabQ, with product MTLTTQLYTMLAMIGMGAWLGAAIDTYGRFLKREKRAKWVVFIHDILFWLLQALIGFYVLLRVNEGEIRFYILIALVCGFAAYQSLFRYFYLSLLESIIQLVINLYRFLEKMVRMLIVKPIQLLVQALIVLLLGIWKFLYSTVRFLLLVIWRIVKICSLPFRWILMLVWKLVPNVVKKYLHIVFKKLEGFFTLVKNRKHSIINRVKNFWKKR from the coding sequence ATGACACTTACCACCCAACTTTATACAATGCTTGCCATGATTGGGATGGGGGCATGGCTTGGAGCGGCCATCGATACGTATGGACGTTTTCTGAAACGGGAAAAAAGAGCCAAATGGGTCGTGTTCATTCACGACATCCTGTTTTGGCTCTTGCAAGCCCTTATAGGTTTTTATGTTTTACTAAGGGTCAATGAAGGGGAAATCCGTTTTTATATTCTCATTGCACTCGTATGCGGCTTTGCAGCTTATCAAAGCTTATTCCGGTATTTTTATTTAAGCCTGCTAGAATCCATCATACAACTTGTCATCAATTTGTATCGTTTCTTGGAAAAGATGGTAAGAATGCTGATAGTGAAGCCCATTCAACTATTAGTACAAGCACTTATCGTATTATTATTAGGTATTTGGAAGTTCCTTTACTCAACAGTCCGTTTTCTGCTTTTGGTCATTTGGCGGATTGTTAAAATTTGTTCATTACCATTCAGGTGGATCCTTATGCTAGTATGGAAGTTGGTCCCGAACGTTGTCAAAAAATATTTACACATTGTTTTCAAAAAACTTGAAGGATTTTTCACACTAGTAAAGAATAGGAAACATAGTATAATAAATAGAGTAAAGAACTTTTGGAAAAAGCGCTAG
- a CDS encoding vWA domain-containing protein has product MYKGTLKQILLITDGCSNSGDDPIAMAALAKEQGITVNVIGVMDEDTIDERGMQEIEGIAMSGGGVSQIVYAKNLSQTVQMVTRKAMTQTLQGVINKELQQILGSETSMEDLPPEKRGEVMEVVDELGETVSLQVLILVDTSASMKSKLPTVKEALLDLALSLNARIGDNQFSAFVFPGKRQEVEKILDWTPRLESLSSIFPKLSTGGITPTGPAIQEAIPYFKETRNLRSMISDDEQYYEESGR; this is encoded by the coding sequence GTGTATAAAGGAACGTTAAAACAAATTTTATTAATTACAGATGGATGCTCAAACTCAGGGGACGACCCAATTGCCATGGCAGCCCTTGCGAAGGAGCAGGGTATTACAGTGAATGTTATAGGGGTGATGGATGAGGATACGATAGATGAAAGAGGAATGCAAGAGATAGAGGGAATCGCAATGTCTGGTGGCGGCGTCAGTCAAATTGTGTATGCCAAAAACTTATCTCAGACAGTCCAGATGGTGACCAGAAAAGCGATGACCCAAACTTTACAGGGGGTTATTAATAAGGAGCTTCAACAAATATTGGGTTCCGAAACTTCCATGGAGGATCTTCCGCCGGAGAAACGCGGGGAAGTGATGGAAGTGGTGGATGAACTGGGTGAAACGGTTTCCCTGCAGGTGCTGATTCTTGTTGATACTAGTGCCAGCATGAAGTCCAAGCTTCCAACCGTCAAGGAAGCACTTTTGGATTTGGCGCTGAGTTTGAATGCAAGAATTGGTGATAACCAGTTTTCAGCCTTTGTTTTCCCGGGAAAACGCCAAGAAGTGGAGAAGATCTTAGATTGGACACCGAGATTAGAATCGCTGTCCAGTATTTTTCCAAAACTATCGACAGGTGGGATCACACCAACAGGTCCTGCCATTCAAGAAGCCATTCCTTATTTTAAAGAAACACGTAACCTGAGGAGCATGATTTCCGATGATGAACAATACTATGAAGAATCCGGTAGGTAA
- the tilS gene encoding tRNA lysidine(34) synthetase TilS, whose product MWETVSTFIDKYDLLPSHSTVVVGVSGGADSMGLLHYLDSIKEAKRLKLVVAHVDHMFRGAESEEDMDFVKEQCEKREILFEAEQIDVSAYQNEKKLSVQVAARECRYAFYEKVMRKYRADVLALGHHADDQVETILMRLGRGSSMSGYAGILPKRNFGAGVIVRPFLTVTKSEIMEYLKAHEVPFRQDPSNDKDAYRRNRLRHHILPILKEEFPGLHQRFQAFSEQIQESEQYIGALMEKEWIDVIKSKENDRVVLDRKPLLFMAKPLQRRGIQLILNYLYNNEIPPSLSSIHIDNLLSLLESEHPSGRLHFPNGLQVIKSYNECILTFDKDKCDKAYKHLLEVPGYVKLPTDFMITSEIWTQDKPQDVKENQAVIDLSKVTLPLYARTRLDGDRIKLKGTNGSKKIKSIFIEGKIPLEQRDTWPLIVDANQEILWMPMLKRSTFEATEEMVGPVLVLTCKTSQKVWEATKK is encoded by the coding sequence ATGTGGGAAACTGTCTCGACATTCATAGATAAATATGACTTGCTGCCATCCCACTCAACTGTGGTGGTTGGTGTCAGTGGCGGAGCAGATTCCATGGGTTTGCTTCATTATTTGGATTCCATTAAAGAAGCTAAACGCTTAAAGCTGGTGGTAGCCCACGTCGATCACATGTTCCGAGGGGCGGAATCCGAAGAGGATATGGATTTTGTGAAGGAGCAATGTGAAAAGAGGGAAATTCTATTTGAAGCAGAACAAATAGATGTGTCTGCCTATCAAAATGAGAAGAAGCTCTCCGTTCAAGTTGCAGCAAGAGAATGTCGCTATGCTTTTTATGAAAAAGTGATGAGGAAATACCGAGCTGACGTTCTCGCGCTCGGTCATCATGCAGACGATCAAGTGGAAACCATTCTGATGAGACTTGGAAGAGGATCATCGATGAGTGGATATGCCGGCATTCTTCCGAAACGGAATTTTGGAGCTGGCGTAATCGTAAGGCCGTTCTTGACAGTCACAAAGTCTGAAATCATGGAATATCTAAAAGCACATGAAGTTCCATTCAGGCAGGATCCAAGCAATGACAAGGACGCGTACAGAAGAAACAGGCTGCGGCATCACATTCTGCCAATTCTGAAGGAGGAATTTCCCGGGCTTCATCAGAGGTTCCAAGCTTTCAGCGAGCAGATACAAGAAAGTGAACAATACATAGGGGCATTAATGGAAAAGGAATGGATTGACGTTATTAAGAGTAAAGAGAACGATAGGGTGGTATTGGACAGAAAACCTTTGCTTTTCATGGCTAAACCTTTACAAAGGCGAGGGATTCAACTAATATTAAACTATCTCTATAATAATGAAATCCCTCCATCTCTTTCCTCTATACATATTGATAATTTATTATCCTTATTGGAAAGTGAACACCCTTCTGGAAGGCTGCATTTCCCAAATGGCTTACAGGTTATCAAATCCTATAATGAATGCATATTGACATTTGATAAGGATAAATGTGATAAAGCCTACAAGCATCTGCTTGAAGTCCCTGGTTATGTGAAGCTGCCAACCGATTTTATGATCACCAGCGAGATTTGGACACAAGATAAACCTCAAGATGTCAAAGAAAATCAAGCAGTGATCGATTTATCGAAAGTCACCCTTCCACTATATGCAAGAACCCGTCTTGACGGGGATCGAATTAAGCTGAAGGGGACAAACGGCTCCAAAAAAATCAAAAGCATCTTTATTGAAGGTAAAATACCTCTGGAACAACGAGATACATGGCCTTTAATCGTCGATGCCAACCAAGAGATTTTATGGATGCCCATGCTTAAACGTTCTACTTTTGAAGCAACAGAGGAAATGGTGGGTCCTGTTTTAGTATTAACATGTAAGACGAGTCAAAAAGTTTGGGAGGCAACAAAGAAATGA
- a CDS encoding S1 domain-containing RNA-binding protein, giving the protein MSIEVGSKLQGKVTGITNFGAFVELPGGTTGLVHISEVADNYVKDINDHLKVGDEVQVKVINVEKDGKIGLSIKKASDTYREPQPRSAAPSQRPNNNQQRSNQRPPRGRREEFKPKENFEQKMARFLKDSEDRLSTLKRSTESKRGGRGASRK; this is encoded by the coding sequence ATGTCAATCGAAGTAGGCAGCAAGTTACAGGGTAAGGTAACAGGTATAACTAATTTTGGCGCGTTCGTTGAGTTGCCAGGAGGAACTACTGGTCTTGTTCACATCAGTGAAGTTGCAGACAACTATGTGAAGGATATTAACGACCATCTTAAAGTTGGTGACGAAGTACAGGTGAAAGTAATCAACGTGGAGAAGGATGGCAAAATTGGTCTATCCATTAAAAAGGCAAGCGACACGTATCGTGAGCCACAACCACGCTCTGCTGCACCATCACAACGTCCGAACAACAATCAACAACGCTCAAATCAACGTCCACCACGAGGAAGAAGAGAAGAATTCAAACCAAAGGAAAACTTCGAACAGAAGATGGCTAGATTCTTGAAAGATAGCGAAGATCGTTTATCTACCCTGAAGCGTAGCACGGAATCAAAACGTGGAGGTCGTGGAGCAAGTAGAAAGTAA
- a CDS encoding protein kinase domain-containing protein, translated as MMNNTMKNPVGNLPQGTTIIGKWHKERYTIVRTLGYGATGYVYLTRSSKGLAALKISENSMSITSEVNVLRHFSKVRGFSLGPSLLDVDDWEQLRGKQSFSFYVMEYLEGEPLLSFVQKRGMEWAGILILQLLTDLETLHKEGWVFGDLKPDNLIVTSTPPKVRLVDVGGTTQHGRAIKEFTEFFDRGYWGLGSRKAEATYDLFAVAMIMIHICYPKQFQKNGESGLKQLEEQIDKEVWLKRYKVVLMRALAGEYSSAQEMKSGMLSVMSQRNSSASQKGAAQRTVNNKAKQGPASSTSRASRSGDSTQRQPVPTKTSSKGWMETAVLLSVILFAYFFYLYGQIM; from the coding sequence ATGATGAACAATACTATGAAGAATCCGGTAGGTAATCTGCCTCAAGGGACGACCATTATCGGAAAATGGCATAAAGAAAGATACACCATTGTCAGAACACTCGGGTACGGTGCGACGGGGTATGTATATCTAACCAGGAGTTCAAAGGGATTAGCTGCATTAAAAATAAGTGAAAACAGCATGTCCATCACTTCTGAGGTTAATGTCCTGCGTCATTTTTCGAAGGTCCGAGGGTTCTCCCTGGGGCCTTCTTTGTTAGATGTCGATGATTGGGAGCAGTTGAGGGGAAAACAATCTTTCTCCTTCTATGTCATGGAATACCTGGAAGGGGAGCCTCTTCTCTCTTTTGTTCAGAAGAGAGGGATGGAGTGGGCAGGTATTTTGATTCTTCAATTACTTACAGATCTCGAAACGCTCCATAAAGAGGGTTGGGTATTTGGAGATCTGAAACCAGATAATCTCATTGTGACGTCAACCCCTCCTAAGGTACGTCTTGTAGATGTCGGGGGAACAACCCAGCATGGCCGGGCGATTAAAGAATTCACGGAGTTTTTTGATCGGGGGTATTGGGGACTGGGATCTAGAAAGGCAGAAGCTACGTATGATCTTTTTGCTGTAGCGATGATCATGATACATATCTGTTACCCGAAACAGTTCCAAAAGAACGGGGAAAGCGGACTCAAGCAGTTGGAAGAGCAGATTGACAAAGAAGTTTGGTTGAAAAGGTATAAAGTTGTCCTGATGAGAGCGTTAGCTGGTGAATATTCCTCTGCACAGGAAATGAAAAGCGGAATGCTTTCTGTTATGAGCCAACGAAACTCAAGCGCCTCTCAAAAGGGGGCGGCACAGCGAACGGTAAACAACAAAGCTAAACAAGGACCTGCCTCAAGTACGAGTCGAGCCTCTAGAAGCGGTGACAGTACACAAAGGCAGCCAGTTCCAACAAAAACATCAAGTAAAGGATGGATGGAAACTGCCGTGCTGTTATCGGTCATACTGTTTGCATATTTCTTCTATTTATACGGCCAGATAATGTAG
- the yabP gene encoding sporulation protein YabP — MNQYYDPNQGNKQTVQEQDIVMRSRRMLDITGVKQVESFDNEEFLLETVMGFLSVRGQNLQMKNLDVESGVVSIKGKIMEIIYLDDQQAEKAKGFFSKLFK; from the coding sequence ATGAACCAATACTATGATCCGAATCAAGGAAACAAGCAGACTGTCCAAGAGCAAGACATCGTGATGAGAAGCCGCAGAATGTTGGATATCACAGGTGTAAAGCAAGTGGAAAGTTTTGATAACGAAGAGTTTCTGCTCGAAACCGTCATGGGATTTCTCTCTGTCAGGGGTCAAAACCTTCAGATGAAAAACCTAGATGTAGAAAGTGGCGTCGTTTCCATCAAAGGTAAGATCATGGAAATCATTTATTTAGATGATCAACAGGCGGAGAAAGCTAAAGGGTTCTTTAGTAAGTTGTTCAAATGA
- the spoIIE gene encoding stage II sporulation protein E: MQGLERDLGEPVSNLQFGKIRKTFMKSIHTTKTKLTSILFHQGFLLVFIGFLLGRALILNEITPFALPFFAAVYFLKKKRAGLTLIALMVGSATISALTAAYVLGGMILFVLLFKWAQALKIEPLKAMPFLVFLSAFLSKTTMIYFTTGIVTYDWLMIGVEAGLGFILTLIFFQSLPLITMRKKRQAFKTEEIICLIILFASVLTGTIGWTAYDLSVEHILSRYLVLIFAFVAGATIGSTVGVVTGLILSLATVSNLYQMSLLAFAGLLGGLLREGNKLGVSVGLLLGTLLIGIYGEGMTLLVPTIMESMVAVALFLLTPQRAIANLAKSIPGTAEHTAEQQQYMRKIRDVTANRVEQFSHVFQALSNSFSKFQFEHPNSEKEVDLFLSNVTEKTCQNCFKKEQCWTQNFQKTYDYMTHLMEDTEEGTISLNVKLQKEWDRHCVKAEKVKTVIKNELAQFHASEKLKKQLMESRRLVADQLMGVSQVMEDFAREIQRERENHYVQEDQILDALQAFGIEIEQVEIYSVEQGNVDIEMTVPYCEGRGECEKLIAPMLSDILRENIIVKKEECNADNNGYCHVSFGSAKAFVVDTGVAHAAKGGGLISGDSYSTIELGHGKYAIAISDGMGNGERAHYESKETLKLLQEILQSGIKEKVAIKSVNSVLSLRTTDEIFTTLDLAMIDLQDASAKFLKVGSTPSFVKRGDKVIKIEASNLPMGIIQEFDVDVVSSQLKAGDLLIMMSDGIFEGPKHVENYDLWMKRKVSEIRTDDPQEMADIIMEEVIRTRSGQIQDDMTVVVAKIERNIPKWAAIPAYHYLSKNQGMKEAL, encoded by the coding sequence ATGCAGGGACTAGAAAGAGATTTGGGGGAACCGGTTTCCAATCTTCAGTTTGGGAAAATCAGAAAAACATTTATGAAGTCGATCCATACGACGAAAACGAAACTTACGTCCATTCTATTTCACCAAGGATTTCTTTTAGTCTTTATCGGGTTCTTACTCGGACGAGCTTTAATCCTTAATGAAATCACACCGTTTGCATTACCATTTTTTGCAGCTGTGTATTTTTTGAAAAAGAAACGGGCGGGACTCACATTAATTGCCTTAATGGTCGGATCGGCCACTATCTCGGCACTGACCGCCGCCTATGTGCTTGGTGGGATGATATTATTTGTTCTCCTTTTCAAATGGGCACAGGCATTAAAGATAGAGCCTCTTAAGGCAATGCCGTTTCTAGTCTTCCTCTCAGCCTTTCTATCCAAGACAACGATGATTTATTTTACAACAGGAATTGTGACGTATGATTGGCTGATGATTGGAGTAGAGGCGGGGCTTGGATTTATCCTCACACTCATCTTTTTCCAAAGCCTGCCGCTCATCACCATGAGGAAAAAGAGACAGGCATTTAAAACAGAGGAAATTATTTGTCTCATTATTTTGTTCGCTTCGGTTTTGACAGGGACTATCGGCTGGACAGCCTATGATCTATCTGTTGAACATATATTATCTCGATATCTTGTACTAATCTTTGCTTTTGTCGCTGGAGCCACCATTGGTTCGACGGTTGGCGTGGTGACAGGTCTCATTCTAAGCTTAGCAACTGTATCCAACCTATATCAGATGAGTTTGCTGGCTTTTGCCGGTCTGTTAGGAGGGCTGTTACGGGAAGGAAACAAGCTTGGTGTATCGGTGGGACTGCTTCTAGGCACATTACTAATCGGCATTTATGGGGAGGGGATGACGCTGCTTGTTCCTACCATCATGGAGTCGATGGTAGCTGTTGCGCTCTTTCTGCTAACCCCGCAACGGGCTATTGCGAACCTGGCTAAATCCATTCCCGGAACAGCCGAACATACAGCAGAGCAACAGCAATACATGCGGAAGATCCGTGATGTGACTGCGAATAGGGTGGAACAATTTTCACACGTTTTCCAAGCGCTATCCAACAGTTTTTCAAAATTTCAATTTGAACATCCAAATTCGGAAAAAGAAGTGGATCTCTTTTTGAGTAATGTTACAGAGAAGACGTGTCAAAATTGCTTTAAAAAGGAGCAGTGCTGGACACAGAATTTCCAGAAAACCTATGATTATATGACTCACTTAATGGAGGATACAGAGGAAGGAACCATCAGTCTCAATGTCAAACTGCAAAAGGAGTGGGATCGTCATTGCGTCAAAGCAGAGAAAGTAAAAACCGTAATCAAAAACGAGCTGGCCCAGTTCCACGCGAGTGAGAAGCTGAAAAAACAATTAATGGAGAGTAGGAGGTTGGTAGCTGATCAATTAATGGGAGTTTCACAAGTGATGGAGGATTTCGCAAGGGAGATTCAGCGGGAGAGGGAGAATCACTATGTACAGGAAGATCAAATACTAGATGCCCTCCAAGCGTTCGGAATTGAAATTGAACAAGTCGAAATTTACAGCGTCGAGCAGGGGAATGTGGATATTGAAATGACCGTTCCATACTGCGAAGGGCGGGGTGAGTGTGAAAAACTCATCGCTCCGATGCTTTCAGATATATTGCGAGAGAATATTATCGTTAAAAAAGAAGAGTGTAATGCGGATAACAATGGTTACTGTCATGTATCATTCGGCTCTGCAAAAGCGTTTGTAGTCGACACAGGCGTTGCGCATGCCGCAAAAGGAGGAGGACTGATATCGGGGGATAGCTATTCCACAATAGAATTAGGGCATGGAAAATACGCCATTGCCATTAGTGACGGGATGGGAAATGGTGAGCGTGCGCACTATGAAAGTAAAGAGACATTAAAGTTGCTTCAAGAGATTCTACAGTCTGGAATCAAAGAAAAAGTAGCAATCAAATCGGTAAACTCGGTCCTATCATTAAGGACGACTGATGAGATTTTTACGACGCTCGATCTAGCAATGATTGATCTTCAAGATGCTTCTGCTAAGTTTTTGAAAGTTGGTTCGACTCCAAGTTTTGTGAAGAGGGGAGATAAGGTAATTAAAATTGAAGCAAGTAATCTACCAATGGGTATTATTCAAGAATTCGATGTGGACGTCGTGAGTTCCCAGTTGAAAGCTGGTGATCTACTGATTATGATGAGCGACGGAATTTTTGAAGGACCAAAGCATGTAGAGAACTATGATTTGTGGATGAAGAGAAAAGTATCCGAAATCAGAACGGACGACCCGCAAGAAATGGCAGATATCATTATGGAGGAGGTCATTCGAACAAGATCTGGTCAGATCCAGGACGATATGACGGTTGTGGTAGCAAAAATAGAGAGGAATATTCCGAAATGGGCAGCCATTCCTGCCTATCACTATTTATCCAAAAACCAAGGAATGAAGGAGGCGCTTTAA
- a CDS encoding FtsB family cell division protein: MSAAKDEKVAKIHSDYSKQKQDQQLKQQKRRRGLYRRLSLFFCLALVFGILMGKTLFDQRAILQEKEDRKEVVAQELAKLKKEQQRLEEEIVKLNDDDYIAKIARRDYFMSEEDEIIFNMPDDSSSD; this comes from the coding sequence ATGAGCGCGGCAAAAGATGAAAAGGTAGCAAAAATCCATTCCGATTATTCCAAACAAAAACAGGACCAGCAATTGAAACAACAAAAAAGACGCCGTGGACTTTATCGCCGTTTATCATTATTCTTTTGTTTAGCATTAGTCTTTGGAATACTAATGGGAAAAACACTCTTCGACCAACGAGCTATTCTTCAAGAAAAAGAAGATAGAAAAGAAGTAGTCGCACAAGAGCTGGCAAAACTGAAAAAAGAACAACAGCGTTTAGAAGAGGAAATTGTAAAACTGAACGATGATGATTATATTGCGAAGATCGCACGTAGAGATTATTTCATGTCAGAAGAGGATGAAATCATCTTCAATATGCCTGACGATTCGTCGTCAGATTAG
- a CDS encoding RNA-binding S4 domain-containing protein: protein MRLDKFLKVSRIIKRRTLAKEVAEQGRIYINNVQAKASSNVKAGDELKIHFGQKIVTASIDNIQENAKKEDAAMMYTIVKEERVEQTEE from the coding sequence ATGCGTTTAGATAAATTTTTGAAAGTATCAAGAATCATTAAGCGTCGTACACTTGCTAAAGAAGTGGCAGAACAAGGACGTATCTATATCAACAACGTACAAGCGAAAGCCAGCAGCAATGTAAAAGCGGGAGATGAATTGAAGATTCACTTTGGCCAAAAAATCGTTACTGCTTCCATCGACAACATTCAGGAGAATGCGAAAAAAGAAGACGCAGCCATGATGTACACGATTGTAAAAGAAGAAAGAGTGGAACAAACCGAAGAGTAA
- the mazG gene encoding nucleoside triphosphate pyrophosphohydrolase, translating to MNMIKVLGLGAGDLEQLPMGVYKQLMKAEHLYLRTKEHPVIEELEREGLTYESFDAIYEQEGTFGTVYERIAEELINLSADKEIVYAVPGHPLVAEKTVQILLEKEKEGSITLDIKGGQSFLDPMFTAVGLDPIDGFQFHDATALVKEAIEPTQAMIFCQVYDAFIASEVKLTLMEVLPDDYPVTIVTAAGSSLEQITEVPLYELDRVAEINNLTSVYVPAVKEEEVLYKQFSSFRKTIATLRGPDGCPWDQKQTHESLKKYLIEEAYELLDAIDEEDTDGIIEELGDVLLQVLLHAQIGEDEGYFSIEDVIEGVNEKMIRRHPHVFAHTSVEDADDVITNWEAIKAEEKGERAEQSILDSVAKGLPNLTKAFQYQKKAGKVGFDWDDVAPLWDKVNEEIAELQEELAKDSSSDLVAAEFGDVLFALVNIARYYKIDPEEAVAQTNRKFYRRFTFIEKKVKELGHSFENLSLEQLDAIWEEAKKNGL from the coding sequence ATGAATATGATAAAGGTTCTGGGGCTTGGTGCAGGGGATCTTGAACAGCTTCCCATGGGAGTGTACAAGCAATTAATGAAGGCGGAACATCTTTACCTTCGAACGAAAGAGCATCCTGTTATTGAGGAGCTTGAACGGGAAGGGCTCACCTACGAGTCGTTTGATGCCATCTATGAACAGGAAGGTACATTCGGCACAGTATATGAAAGAATTGCAGAAGAACTGATCAATCTTAGTGCAGATAAGGAAATTGTGTATGCTGTTCCTGGACATCCGCTTGTTGCGGAAAAAACCGTGCAAATCTTGCTTGAAAAAGAAAAAGAAGGCAGTATTACTCTCGACATCAAAGGCGGACAAAGCTTCCTTGACCCGATGTTTACAGCAGTAGGGCTTGATCCGATTGACGGCTTTCAATTTCATGATGCAACCGCGCTTGTAAAAGAAGCGATTGAACCGACCCAGGCGATGATTTTCTGCCAGGTATATGATGCTTTCATTGCTTCAGAAGTGAAACTCACCTTGATGGAGGTCTTGCCTGATGACTATCCCGTGACGATTGTAACGGCAGCGGGATCTTCCTTAGAACAGATTACAGAGGTACCGTTATATGAACTTGATAGGGTGGCAGAAATCAATAACCTGACAAGCGTCTATGTCCCGGCAGTGAAAGAGGAGGAGGTACTCTATAAACAATTCTCTTCTTTTAGAAAAACCATTGCGACTTTAAGAGGTCCTGATGGCTGCCCGTGGGATCAGAAGCAAACGCATGAATCTTTGAAAAAATATTTAATTGAAGAAGCATATGAATTGCTCGATGCCATTGATGAGGAAGACACAGATGGGATCATTGAGGAACTTGGGGACGTTCTTTTACAAGTACTGCTACATGCCCAAATTGGCGAGGATGAAGGGTATTTTAGCATAGAAGATGTAATAGAAGGAGTCAATGAGAAGATGATCCGCAGACATCCTCATGTATTTGCCCACACTTCTGTTGAGGATGCAGACGATGTTATCACCAATTGGGAAGCAATCAAAGCAGAGGAAAAGGGAGAAAGGGCCGAGCAGTCCATTCTAGATTCCGTTGCAAAAGGGCTTCCTAATCTTACGAAAGCATTCCAATATCAGAAAAAAGCCGGAAAAGTTGGGTTCGATTGGGATGATGTTGCACCACTGTGGGATAAAGTAAACGAGGAAATCGCTGAGTTGCAGGAAGAATTGGCAAAGGATTCAAGTTCTGACCTTGTGGCCGCAGAATTCGGAGACGTACTTTTTGCCCTCGTCAACATTGCAAGATACTATAAAATAGATCCAGAAGAAGCGGTGGCCCAAACCAACCGGAAATTTTATCGCAGGTTTACTTTTATTGAAAAGAAGGTAAAGGAATTAGGGCACTCCTTCGAGAATCTATCATTAGAACAATTAGATGCTATCTGGGAAGAAGCAAAAAAGAACGGGTTATAA